The stretch of DNA ATACCATCAAGGGGAAGATGTGAATTAGGAAATGTTAAAATCATGACGTATATGACGCGAATCACCATTATTGAATAGTAATCTACActctctttcttcttccaacGTGAGCCTGGAAACCAGTTTTAATCGACGACACCGACTTGGTAGAACCACAGGCGCGACACACAATGAAGTGCAGTCTGTTGGTGCTTTCTCTCTTGAGCTCCGTGTTCATAGATTTGCAAGTCTTGCAGATAACATATTCCTGAATGTATCTTCTCAACACACTCTCAATATTCTTTGCCTGGAATCTTCCTTTGATGATGAGTCTCTTCTCACCATCGATAGAACCTGAAGTACCCAACTCTGCAAACAAATATTGAATCAGATGCTCTGGGTTTCTTTGCAAGACAGAAGCGATCGTCTGCACGTTGGCGAACATAGTCTTCTTATTACCTTCTCTGGCCACCTCAGGAGGAGGaatcttgagcttggacTGCTGGCCTCCAGCCAATTCAGGAttcttttctttgagaatgCTGTAGAATCTTGAAAGAAGATTTTCGTATGCCAGAACTGTATTACTGAGAGAGTCTTGTGTTTGTGATTGCTGTAGTTGTTCAGTTGAGGCAGATGATTGATCGTCAGCATGAATACCAGCCTTTTCCAATTGTTTGTCAAAGTCATCTGCTTCGCTGGATTTAgtgctcttcttcttcttcttcttcagtttGAGCCCTTCGAGTccatcaacgagctcgtCCACTGGTTCTGGGGTATCAGTTTCTtttgtcttctttttcttcttttttaGAGATGAGAACATTTCGTCCAAGTTTTCCTCAGATGGCGTAGTAGCCTCCTCAGCATCGGCTTTGCCCTTaaccttcttcttcttctttaGCGATGGATCAAATCCTAAATCTTCCGACATACTGTGATTCTGCAGTTTTATCGTtacaaaatttttcagcattAGCACTTTCGGAGCTCAAAAGCCGGGTAAGCGCGACACGGTAGCACGTAACATTAAATAAATCTATTCACAGCTGATTAGCCTTGAGCCCCTTACATATACTTTCCACTTCACGCGATTCTTCCGTTGCCTTCTCAATCTCTGTTCCCTCCTTGTACTGGACTTTCTGAGCCGGTTCATCATCGTCCTGCTGGATAtcaaatttctccaaaaagtaCTTCTCCACCTCAGACTTGTTGTTCTTCTCTGCCTCATAAATAGCATCGTGGTTGAACTTGTTCTTCAGGAATGGATCTGCGCCGAACTCGCAAAGTACCTTAATTGTCTCTGTGTGCCCATTGTAGGCTGCCCAATGCAGCGCGGTATTTCCCGATTCATTCTGTTTATTCACTAAGTTTTGTGCGTCGCCCTTAGAAAGCAGTCGCAAAAGGTATTGACACACCTGGTCATGTCCGTTCGCCGCTGCCATGTGTATAGGGGTAGCTAAAGTGTATTCATCTTTGATGGTCAATAGCGTTTGTGGATCGACATGTTTCTCGAAGATCTCTTTCAAAGAGTCAAGATCCCCCGCTCTGGCCTCGTATATGATGTCATCCATCTCTTCTTGGGACAGCGTCTTTTGCAAGTCAGCCATATTGGATAGAATATCGAAGctctattttttttgaatttttttttattgacACTAGATCGTCTGCcaaaatttatttaatgGCAAAATTGCAGATGGCTTCTTCAAA from Ogataea parapolymorpha DL-1 chromosome VI, whole genome shotgun sequence encodes:
- a CDS encoding Eukaryotic translation initiation factor 2 subunit beta translates to MSEDLGFDPSLKKKKKVKGKADAEEATTPSEENLDEMFSSLKKKKKKTKETDTPEPVDELVDGLEGLKLKKKKKKSTKSSEADDFDKQLEKAGIHADDQSSASTEQLQQSQTQDSLSNTVLAYENLLSRFYSILKEKNPELAGGQQSKLKIPPPEVAREGNKKTMFANVQTIASVLQRNPEHLIQYLFAELGTSGSIDGEKRLIIKGRFQAKNIESVLRRYIQEYVICKTCKSMNTELKRESTNRLHFIVCRACGSTKSVSSIKTGFQAHVGRRKRV
- a CDS encoding Ankyrin repeat-containing protein YAR1 encodes the protein MADLQKTLSQEEMDDIIYEARAGDLDSLKEIFEKHVDPQTLLTIKDEYTLATPIHMAAANGHDQVCQYLLRLLSKGDAQNLVNKQNESGNTALHWAAYNGHTETIKVLCEFGADPFLKNKFNHDAIYEAEKNNKSEVEKYFLEKFDIQQDDDEPAQKVQYKEGTEIEKATEESREVESICKGLKANQL